In Sander vitreus isolate 19-12246 chromosome 8, sanVit1, whole genome shotgun sequence, the genomic window AGTAAAACATGGACATCCTACAAAGCTATTGTGAAACCTAAAAAatcaaaaagaaatgtttttaacaCCCCAGCCCTGtctgttttttcattttaataagaTGCTGTACATTCATTGTAATAAGTTGTGTCCATGTATGGAGTCTGGAGTGGGCCAATGTAATAATTATAGACTTTCTCTGATTATTATCAATTAATACAATCATGAATTGAAAAAAGCAACTATGAATTATACAAATGTGCATTTAACTGAGGCCAAGCAATTGGCCATTCTAAACAGGCATGTTTAGAACATGCATTGCACTAGTATTAGTTATTGAAATAACCAAGAGTAAAATTtgaatctttttttgttgttcttgaaactgttttttaaatatatagtgcgtaacttttttatatgaatgaatgtccgatacattcaagccattgccaaatgagttgacaCAAACTAATTAAGACTCCATTCCGCTCCACAAAACACTCTCTGTaattctcagtatggctatgttcagaaaatggtgtcgtccggcgacttttgcaCGCAGAAAATTGAGTGAatataattacctcttctgaagagtccatcatgtttttttaatgctccgtgtcctccttggctactagcaactgcgtgaaggagggtgggggtggtgcgcgatcaccgaaggcttgtatcatgtggacgcgccgacagttttgttgtcattacttagaattcctcatgggggagacagaaactacgcactgtagctttaaacttTGAGTTGTTTGAGGCAAAtaattaaatgcatttttatttttcctaattcataattattgtttattttatgaatgtaTTGATTGATTATATTTTAAGACAAGTAAAGTCTCATATTTAACTATAATTATTCTGATAGCACACTCCAGACTCCAGACATATTTATGACATCTGCTCTGACATTGTCTACAAATCTCCATGTTGTCTTTTTACAGGGGACTGGTGGGCCTCACTGTCATCCTCCACCATGGTTAGACATGTTAAGGTGTGGAAGCAGGCCCTCTCACTGATCCTGTCCAATGAGCCTGTTTCTCGCAACTCGAGAGTCAGAAACCTGCTACTAGTCCTCCAGTACATGTACAACGTTAGTATCAGTTGTCTtgatttttttcctgtgaaTGTCTATCTCAGCTTTTCTACAaataatgttttctattttccaCCAATCCTTCAAATAACTAACTATCTAAATATACCTGTTTAAAAGGCCAACAACAGGATTGCAGGACGTCAGAGAATCCCAGAAAAAACTTTTTGTTTGGGGATTAGCGAAACATTTCTTTGCGAGGATTTGCAGAATTGGCATTCAATGTCAAAAATCAAGGTAAAAAACTATTAAACAAAATACTAATTTAAACCCATCTAAGGATGGCTGTCAAGTcattccctccttctctctcacgTTGTTGGTCACTTTTCATATAGTGTGCATTCATGTAAAAAACACCAAATCTTGTAAAAGCCTGTGGTCATCAAGTAAAAAAAACGTTGAGTAAATgatatgcttttttttcagGATATGGATCATCAGCCACTTATCCTTTTTAACTTCCCATTTGTGATGGATCTGAAATCAAAGATAATGGCTTTTCACATCAATGCCATATGCACTCAGGTAACTTGAGCCTGGAACTTTACCTTATGTTAGGTAAACCATACAAACAATATTGTCAGGGTCGTCAGGAAATCTCCAATAAATCAACTTTGATAATTATGTATTATCGATTTATAGTTAGTTTTAATGTAAGAAAATGTTTGTCCTATTACATTAACAAAGGAGCAAAATGTTTAACCTGACAAACTATTTACGCTATCAATATCATTGTAAtactgcactaatcaatatttttaattACCAAAGGATCAAATAACAACGTGTAATGTGAAAGTCTCCCCCGCTCTACAGAAGCTTtaagcatctttcagctcattgttttggttttacagcctaTATCTTTACCGGATTGGTTCACGCTTGCCGCTCTTATCAACCTCATCTCCAGCAGCAATTAGCAGCTACTATTAATATTTctattaataatatttataatattaatatttttccTAGGACTTGGTAGAGATCAAAACAGAAGATAGCAAAGGCAGAATATTGGCAGTAAGGTTAACCAGGTGGACAGACacaacacaactccaaatgaatgctaatgttgctctgtctgaatgtgtaaatactgtaggcaaatgcaaatgtttgcTAAGTTTGCAATAACAACTTTATGTATGGGATAATGTAGAGCCCGCCTTCAGGCTGATTCAAGACCTTCTAATTCCCCAGGTTACCCAGGAAAATCCTTATTTTGAACTGAAGCTGAAGCGAGCATCACTTTTGGAAGGCACCTTCAAACAACTGGCTTCTGCTGATCACAATGCCTTCAAGAAGCCACTCGTGgtaaatatttagttttgacCTCATGGTTGAAGCATAAGCAAATGTTGTACATATTTGTATCTTACCTTATTGTATCTTATAATCTTATAATTATTTTCTCACTCTCATCTAAGTGTCTACCTAACCTAACAGGAAGAATTATAACTTTGTGTCTCTCAGGTCTATTTTGATGAGGACCCAAAGCTCACAGAAGTCTACAAAAGAGACCTTTTTCACCACTTGTTTCTTGAAATGGTGTCAACTAAAGCTAGAATGTTCATGTTCAACGACTCCGAAACGCTGGCATGGTTCCCCTCCACAGTAAGACTTTAAATCCTACAGGAACCTTTGGCCATTGAAACGTAGACTCAGGGTTTACATTATTTAACATATTTCCTCAAATGATGATGAGCAACAATGGAACAATATGCAGTCACCATACATGATCATTGATTACTTTTATcaatacaggcaacagaagAGGACAAGACAAAATTCTTCCTGGTTGGGGTTCTGTGTGGATTGGCCTTATACAACAACAGTGTCATACACTTCCCATTCCCACTGGCTCTGTTCAAGAAGCTACTCGATGTAGAGCCGACACTGGAGGATATGGTGGAATTCAGCCCAAGTGTTGGAAAGTCAGTAGCCTATTCATCTAAATTTAGTAATacacatttttggttttatattggTGCCTGAATATTTGAgttctttatttcattttttattatgtatttaaggAGTCTGCAGTACGTCTTGGACTATGAAGATGACCTAGAAAACCTGGACATGTGTTTCTTGGTTGgtgttttacttcttttttttttttattgccagtAATGTGTcttgtgcaattaatcaaattctGATCGCATTTTCGATTTCGGCTCCTAACCATCACAAAAATCCAGTAATCCAGAAAaagttaaattacattttgcaagtaaactcttattttgtctcgtgttcagaaggggaattcaaaacgttcaaatgggaaaagcattaagggaaatttcacagtttaaGGCGTTTTCACCGTTGCTTTGTTTAACtgttaactgtttttttaagttcaataaattcaacatctttccaaaggtcaatgattaatcgtgttaaataatgttGAGTTTGAATGTTGATTTTTAATAAAGTTTATCTTTCTTACAGTATTCCAAAGGTTTTGCAGCGATACCACTAACTTCCTATCTCTCTCATAATTGATTAACAGATTAACTGGAATGAGACAGACATTGACCTTGATCCCCGAAATCCTGGAAAGGCTGTGACAGGTCAAAATAAGTAAgactttaaatatatttaaatcaaAGTTGTGTATGTGGCCTGCAGCCAGATCAGCTCTGTCTCAGAGAAATGTTTGTTGAATTGAAACTTAAATGTGCTAAACAGGAAGGAGTTTGTGGATGCCTACGTGAGTCATGCCTTCAACACATCAGTGGAGAGTGTGTTTCAGGAGTTTAAGCGGGGCTTCTTCCAGGTGTGTGACAGGGATTTAGTGAAGCTGTTTCggccagaggagctgcagctagTGTTGGTGGGCCAAGATGTCTATGACTGGGCGAAACTGAAACAGGTACTGTTCCAATCACAAACTCCTCTTGTTTTCATTGCAACTGATTTACTACATTTTCACAtgctttctaaaaaaaaaactttaattagAACACAGTGTGGGATCTTCGTGTTGGCTACCCCACCAGGCAGATGTTTTGGGAGGTTTTTGATGAACTGACTGAAGACCAGAGGAAAGATTTCCTTTGTAAGTATTGTACCTAATGTTAACAGCTTTTAATTGCAAAGGCCTTTAACCAAACAAGTGATATGTGCGCCTTTGAAAAATATATTCTTTTTACAAACAGCATTATGGTTAATTGTGGTAGTGTCCTAGTAAGCCAGCATAGACAGAAACCGCGCATAGGAACTTTAACAcctaaatggaatgcagccattaTTAACATAATTCGTTACCTGTGCttgaaaagtcaaaacaaatatttgtaaGAAGTGAGTTAGGAGAAAAATGTATCCAATGTATTATCAttatgtaagggttaatgcccatCGAGGTGTCCATTATCAGGAAGTAATGGACCACAGGGAGCATTAACCCACTTATACCATGGtcaaatgcaaaataattatttttaatgatcTTTCTTCATGCAATTTGCAATCAAAATCTAAAGTGTTTTCAAACAATAACTCAATTTCCCTGGTAACACATGAGGGTTTGACAAATACCTAGAACAATCATTACTATCTCATAAGGTTCTTATGCAGTGGAAACATTGTTCACTCCACATGCGTCTTGAGggaccacttgtgatcggattatgttttatgaaacaaaaaataagGTTATTGTCTACCTGTGGTGCTGGGGGACCTCTGTGCCTCTGACACGGCCGCCTTTTCTAGGCAATTGCGGTGCTCAGAGCTCCAGACTCAGCGAAATAAGAGCAGGCAGCACCCATACAAAAACACCGACACATCACCAACAGTACGATAATAACAtccaaaaaacacaattcactctcagtggtttctgtgacattattttaataattaatacatttagAACGGTAAACAGACAGTTTCACTGGAACTTCTTAGTAGGTGTCCTCTCTTATCACATTTTAATGGACcacctgcagccaatcagaatcgatTATTCACCTAGATTATGGTATAAAGTTAAttatcatccatccattcaaataaataaataaaggatctACTATAGCTGCTGTGCTAAGCATATGATGTTGATGCACAAAGATGGTAATAGACAAAAAGTAACTTGAAGATCCCTACTTTCCCTCCACGGTTGTTCTACAGGGTTCCTGACTGGTTTTAGAAGGGTTCCTATTCTTGGCATGGACCAGGTCCAGATGAAGGTTCAATTTATGCAAATCCAGGGCGGTCAGCACTACGATCAGCACTTCCCTAGTTCTCTGACATGTTACTCTATTCTGGACCTGCCCTTATACTCATCCAAGGAGATTATGCGAGACAGGCTGACAGAGGCCCTGATAACAGAGAGAGGATTCTTGTGATGGCGGACCAACAGCTGTACAGGAGTGTGTACTGTATCTATGCTGGGAAAAGGTGGGCCTGATTGCTATTTTAGGATTACATTCCCTGCCCTACCTCAGTATTAAAACTAAATCACTGTACTGAATACACATGACTTGATGACTTTAAAGTGTGTACATTGAAAAGGATGACCAAATTTGCAGCCATTCTTCCTTAGCAGCGCTACGGTATAGCAGCATAACAGAAGGCACTTTAAAGCTCTatgggattttttttgttttgaaaatagaacatgttgttttttaactgataatttaagatatttatgttaATATCATGATTTTTTACATCTTCTCAGGAAACGGAAACGGAaaagtttattaggtacacttgCTGAATCTAATGCAATCCATTACAACACTATCTTCTATACAACACTATCTTATCTTTGTGAAGATTATTAATGTTCTAGCTGATTATGTGTCAAAAAAGGTGTCAGTTAAACTGTATGGTAATGTTGGTGTGTTTCCAGTTTATGGTTCTGTTATAtaattgtattgtatattgaGAACAGTAAATGGGGTTGGAGAAAATATTGTTATGACAGTCGGATAAGCCAATAGTGTACATTAGGGGTCTATTTAGAAAATGTTCAACCTTTGTTTCGGAAATTTATGTTGCACTCCATTCCTGCAAGGGCccgttgttttattgttttgtcatgACTGTATATTTTGTTTGCATATCATACCATGTAACCAACAAATTAGAAACAACttattgtttttcacaaaatgtttaaactatatacaatatatattccTCGATTTGtaattttctgaaaaaaatgcAAAGTTGTCTTTCACTGAGGTGGACTGAGTCTTCATTACCTTTATCTgtttgcaggctgcaggcagtGACATAAATGCATTCTTGGTACTGCCACTAGATGACGCCAAAGTCAAAACATGTCAAATACTCTCCAATTTTAAGgatacaaaaacaataataggCTACATATTATCTCTTATGTTGAAATGGAATGTCTAACTATTGTAGCAGGAACTACCACAAAGGCATTTTGAATACTTTGCcaagtatttatatttatacttgACATCAGGCCTGATTTGGCGTTGCTACTGGTGTGTGGCTGTTTCCTAAtctgaaaagtgtgtgtgtgtgtgtgtgtgtgtgtttaactatattcgtggggtccaaaaaccgggagtccagtatatttgtggggtcccgacagctttgtggggccaaaatgctggaccccacaagtttaaagggctgtttgagggttaagacttggttgtaggattaaggatataattaggttatggttagggtgagggcaagggttaaggttaggcatttagttgtgatggttaaggttagggtaaggggctagggaatgcattatgtcaatgacgggtccccacaaagatagtgccacaaacctgtgtgtgtgtgtgtgtgtgtgtgagagagagagagagagagagagagagagagagagagaaacccaAAACCCCATATAAACCCTATCCTTTGTATAGTGTGCAGGTTGCAGGCAGATATAatattgaaagaaagaaagggaccACTAGATGGCCCTGTTATTCTGCAGGTTGGCTGGTTAGATGAAACAAAGAGCAGCTGGGATGAGATCATCCATCAGACTAATGCATATATTTTCAATATAACAATGCTTGAACTCTAAAACAAgataacaaaaatacataatatgcAGGACGTTTAAGAATGTGAATGTTTGTAAGGTGATGCTACATATAACATCATAtaattaattaacattaaaataggctaacacacaaacacacacactttttacatTTCCACGAGGTCACTAAATACTATACACACTGGCTCCCTATATAGATGGTACAGGAATGCTATTCGAATTGTCCATAGGACGCTCCCATTCTAAGGGCAAAAAGgggataaataaaaaacacttttttgtttAGGTCTTCATTTCCCTCGTGGccctgtgtggttgtgtgtgaatTCCGGCCAAATTAATAAAGTCATTAGGCCTACTAGCCTGTCATTGAAGCATCTCAGGAATGTGCGTTACCGGTATAGCTGTGTTATGGCATAGCTTATTGTGCCTCCTTACTATTTTAAGAAAACCACATATTAGTCAGTTATATAATTTCTTGGACTTCCTAagcattcattcagtcattttcCTCGCTCCACTGACAACGAGCATGCGTACTATAGGCTCGCGGccgctggctgctgctgctgcgccgCGGGAGCGAGTTGGAATGTATTGACGTCAGAAGGAAGCTGGACACACGCGCGTATGTACGTGCACGCGCGCGCACGAAATGTTCTGTCCCACTCTTGTGTGTATCTCGTTTCGCGAAGCGGGCGCGCGGTCACACAGCTCGAGCCTCTGGAATGAATTGAGGCAGAAGGCAGACACTTATGGGAAAAGTATGTGCACACATGGACCGCAAACATGGAATATTATGAAAGAAAACGAAAAGGCAGTGCTGTCATTTTCTACGTCTGAATTCAGCGGTGACACCAAGTGTGAGGCTGTGGGTGACAGAAATAACTTTTGGCTTAACAGCTCGCAGCTACGGGATATTTGCACAACAATGGTAAGTTGGTACCGACGTTACTGTGTTTTTATAGCTGCCTCTGTTGTCCAGCAGCGGCATTATATTCCTGTGGCGCTGTCAGTGAGGTTGTTAGTAGCGTTTGTTTGGAGGTGTTGAGCAGCAGCCAGGAGGATGACTACTGTACATGCGTATGTGCCAAGTCGGGACTGCAGTTAAGACCAAGTAGAGAGCAGCTGGCCTTACCACAAGGGTAGCAGCCCGTAGGCAGGTTTTCGCAGTGTTTTAGATCTGATAAAACTGTACAGCCAAGGATATCAACGCATTTAAACACGGTGAGGCCTAACGTAGCCTACTTCTGTACCATTGGCACAGTAAAGCTATGAGAGGGGCTTTAAACATGTGGGAAAAGGCTGCTGTTGCCTTTAATGGGAATAGTGGTGCTGCCATATAGTGATAAATAAGAGATGATGTTGATGGTGAGCTGTGACAGTGATGAGGATGAATAGGATAAAGATCTATTATCTATAAAGAACTTCAATGAAGTTGACAGTGGTAATTGTATTGATGATGACCATGGTAATGAAGATAATGATGGCAGCTGAACTTGTTACCTTGGGGAAGATCtgatgatgacatcatcaggtcTAATGCCACCTTCTGACCCTCTTAGCCAAACTAATgacacacaaactcactcacacacacacacacacacacacacacacacatatacacacacacacacacacacattatggtTTCCTGTTACAGTATTGATTTGGCATGCCATTAGTGCTGGCTGGGTGTTATTTGAGATAGAGACAAACACAGCCCCTTCAATATcagacaataaaataatatttaccCTCTACTGCTCTCAGTCTACTACAATGCAATGTATACATTGCAATCTAGTCTTCACCAATTAATTTGAACTTGTTCAGTCTTCTCTGCCTTTGTTAAAATATGTGAAATATCAATCTATTTTTGGTCCAGTGCTTGAAGGGATGAGGCATTAGTGTCAACTGACCTAATCTAAGCCCTTTTCCCTTTGGGCCAAGGCCAAAATCATCATCATGTTGTCATTTTGTCTCATTGCGTTGTCTTTTCTTTGTCCTGACAGGAAACTCCCTATCAGTGAGGAACTTTGCTGCCCTGCACCCTCTCTTCCCTATTTTTCTAACTATTTTCCGTCTACTATTTCCTTTTGCCCCTTTCTCCATCTTCCTAAAGCCCTCCAGTTCAATTGCTCTTTTCCTCCGAACCCCCTCTTTGTTTCAAACATGGACTCCTCTGGAGAAATAACCTCAGCCCAGGATGGACATCTGGACCCCAGTCGCAGCCCCAGTCGTTCTGATCTCAGCGGACTGTACCAACTGGGTCGGACATTGGGCAGGGGCCACTTTGCTGTGGTCAAACTGGCTCGTCATGTCAACACTGGGCAACTGGTTGCTGTCAAGATGATTGACAAGACAAAACTTGATGTTATGGCAACAAGCCACCTCTTACAGGAAGTGAGGTAAATAATAGTAATTAAGTATTATTATattgaatatatataatataatattttagaaagtttagaaaaaggttaaaaactGGTTGAAAAACAAAAGTGGGAGCACTTTGTAGCAATTTTTTGGCAGACTGTTTGATCATCTAAATCTAATCTGAGCAAACatggaacaaacaaaaaaagaatgccTAAATTATAAGGTGCCCTGAAGGCGTTGCATCACTCAAATCATCCTTATTTAAAACTCTATTAATAGGTAATATTCTTAGTTCCTCGGATTACTTTGACAATTATCTTACTCTCCTTACTAATTATTTTCAGGTGCATGAGGCTGGTGCAGCATCCCAATGTGGTTCGCCTCTACGAGGTCATCGACACGCCCACCACCCTGTACCTCGTCATGGAGCTGGCCGAGGGGGGCGACCTCTACGACTACATCCTCCGTCATGAGGGAGGCGTGGCTGAGGGCACCGCCAAGCGCCATTTTGCCCAGATTGTGTGTGCTGTGGCGTACTGCCACCAGCTCCATGTGGTGCACCGGGATCTGAAGCCCGAAAATGTGGTGTTCTTTCCCCAGCAAGGGGCAGTGAAGCTGACAGACTTTGGGTTCAGCAACCTATTCCAACCCGGGACAATGTTGGCCACCAGCTGTGGGTCGCTGGCGTACTCTGCTCCAGAGATTCTGCTGGGAGAAGAGTATGATGCTCCAGCTGTGGGTGAGAAACAGATAATGATACCGAAAATGTGACCTTTTTTTGCATCTGGGCATTAACTGAACTAACCCTAACTCCCACATGGGGACACAGGAGAAATCTGAAGGGTCAGAAACCAACTAGAAAACTCAGTCatcaacagaaaagaaaagcataaaATACATGTGCTACATCCAGTTATGTTTAATATGTCCGACTTTCCTCTAAGCATAGCTTAATTTCTTCCTATTCTGGAACTACTAGACAATTTTACCTATGGTGAATGATTTATATGATACAAGGagaaaaaactctttggttaaACTATTTACGACAAGTAGCCAGTGACAAGTGGTCACACGCTAAAAAGGTTGGAACCACTTGCTTAGATAAGCAATATGTGCAAGCTTCTAGTTAGACACATTGTTTTTGCTGCTGATTCTGACATAACACATTTGCATATATTCAAATCATAGCCAGGGGCTATACGCAACATCCTAGTCATTCTGTTCTGAGATAAGCATTTGAACCCGCATTAGTTCTCACATCAGTTTTGCCAAGTTGTCATGTAATTGTAGATGTTCAGATTTCCATTTTGTTCTGAACACTTTCAAGCTGCTTCGGCTGTTGTGCAGCTTTCGAACACTATCAGATGAGGTGAAGTTGTTATTGTCATGTGGTGTTTCAGAGAATGAGCATTGAAACAAAAACGGCAAATTAATAACATGACAAATAGTCCTTATGCCAAATTCAACTGGAGGGCtggttctttgtgtgtgtgtgtgtgtgtgtgtgtgtgtgtgtgtgtgtgtgtgtgtgtgtgtgtgtgtgtgtgtgtgcgcccgcCCTCAACCCCCCGACCCCTCGTGTGTATTTTCTTGTATTAAGTGTGTATCCTGCTCTGTATGCCCTTTCATAATTATgagtttgtatttgtttgttgccTGTGTGTATATGGATCTATGCTTGTTtgtactatgtgtgtgtatgtccatAAAGGATTAGTGTGTGTATCTGGGTCAGTCTAAGCAAGCCAGCCAGTCATGAGCCAACAGTGAGTTCTGCAGTAGAACCAAACACTGCAGCTCACCACTGGTCTCTCACACTGCatagcaagtgtgtgtgtgtgtgtgtgtgtgtgtgtgtgtgtgtgtgtgtgtgtgtgtgtgtgtgtgtgtgtgtgtgtgtgtgtgtgtgtgtgtgtgtgtgtgtgtgtgtgtgtgtgtgtgtgtgtgtgtgtgtgtgtgtgataaagagagagatagacagagatagATGGCAGAAAGAGATAGTGCTATGCATCACTGTTTATCCATAGTAGAAAGGTTGGTCTGTACTGCTGGGATCTGTGCAACATTAGAGGTGAGGCTGGCCAATAGATTGTAGGATTTGACATAGGAACAGAAGGAAAACTGAGGGATTTGGTCCCTGGTGGGACACACAGCATGTTGGATTCAGGGAGGTTGGTGGTCTTGTCTGCTAAGCTGGACTAGGATGGATTTTGGCAGGGTttggcctctttttttttctggtgacTACAAAAGCATCCACACTGAATACAAATGTTTCCCAACTGCAATTAGGTGTTCTTGTGGACAGATCTATAGCATTTGTTTTACTGCCTATGGCAAGGATgagttgcaaatgtgttaaagcCAGTGAAAGTGTTATTTAAGAAACTAATGGTCTtgggttttctttttctcatattATCTTGCTTATAGCCTAATAGTCTTGgtgtaatgttttttctttgttaacCAATGGCATGATGAAGGAGTGGCGATGAAGAAACACTGCTCACATACATCCATAACTTCAACATGACTTATTTGTTGCATTAGTTCCTTTTTTCATGTGAGTTCCTGTTTCTAAAAGTGTCCACACAAAGGCGTCCATTTAAATCCATTTGTGTATGTTATTACATCCTCCAAGACTGCTTTCTGCCTCACCT contains:
- the LOC144522559 gene encoding putative E3 ubiquitin-protein ligase HERC4 isoform X2; this translates as MGQGLQGPGASWHQFTPTPQIPVSAPPGPDRCRGRAELRPLCLWRCVRLGQKPLWTARAGRHNRQTCTNSSSLPELEENYSHFLWKEPHCHFDKVWLLPQTGAVFTFGSGQYGQLGHNSFRDELRPRLVAELWGAKVTKTACGRHHTLVMTDSKRVYSFGCGTQGQLGHGEESHPSVPLPVQLPQDTTPILRNIYAGGNCSFATCTPVQEADEKSNTDSVNNVKQHSIEDMIDKWVSKCDLKSSKKIKKEIHRTFSSASCMNRVFLDQSKDKHFQTSPKYSGLNLSLVQPAFEKLVKKDYVLAEVEAAVLHLLLSFDENSVGVEGLRIFLLLNELLHVIQRHKLLLSMKLAEAVAAAMQRLSAESLQVIGDWWASLSSSTMVRHVKVWKQALSLILSNEPVSRNSRVRNLLLVLQYMYNANNRIAGRQRIPEKTFCLGISETFLCEDLQNWHSMSKIKDMDHQPLILFNFPFVMDLKSKIMAFHINAICTQVTQENPYFELKLKRASLLEGTFKQLASADHNAFKKPLVVYFDEDPKLTEVYKRDLFHHLFLEMVSTKARMFMFNDSETLAWFPSTATEEDKTKFFLVGVLCGLALYNNSVIHFPFPLALFKKLLDVEPTLEDMVEFSPSVGKSLQYVLDYEDDLENLDMCFLINWNETDIDLDPRNPGKAVTGQNKKEFVDAYVSHAFNTSVESVFQEFKRGFFQVCDRDLVKLFRPEELQLVLVGQDVYDWAKLKQNTVWDLRVGYPTRQMFWEVFDELTEDQRKDFLWFLTGFRRVPILGMDQVQMKVQFMQIQGGQHYDQHFPSSLTCYSILDLPLYSSKEIMRDRLTEALITERGFL